TTCAGCATCTATGACGCCCAGGATTCACTGCGGCTGATCACGATGATCGCTAAAGGCCTGGAACTGGACCCTAAACGGTTCGCGCCGAAGGCTCTACAGAACAAGATTTCCGCACTCAAGAACGAGCTCGTGGATCCAGAGGATTACGCGGGCATGATCCAGCAGAACAACCCGTTCGAAAAAGCGGTCTCCCAGGTTTATACCGAATACGCAGCGCGCCTCAAACAAGCCAACGCATTCGATTTCGATGACCTGCTGACACAACTGGTGTACCTGATGCGGGCGTTCCCCGAGATCCGTGATTCCTACCGCCGCCGGTTCCGCCACATCCTGGTCGATGAGTATCAGGACACCAACCACGCCCAGTACGCGTTCATCCGCGAACTCACCGCAGGCGAGTCCCCAGTTGAGGGCGCTGAACTGACCGTTGTGGGTGATACCGATCAGTCGATCTACGCGTTCCGCGGCGCCGACATCCGCAACATCCGGGACTTCGAAGAAGACTTCCCCGATGCGGTGACCATCAAACTGGAACAGAACTACCGCTCAACCCAGAACATCCTGGGTGCTGCGAACGCCGTGATCTCCCACAATTCACAACGGCAAGATAAATCCTTGTGGACCGCGTTGGGTGACGGCGAGAAAATCGTCGGCTACGTCGCCGAATCCGAACAAGCAGAGGCGAAGTTCATTGCCGATGAGATCCTGCGGCTCTCCGACGAAGACGGCATCCGCCCCGGCGACGTCGCGATCTTCTACCGCACCAACGCCCAATCCCGTTCGATCGAAGAACAACTCATGCGGGTAGACATCCGCTACACCGTAGTAGGCGGCACACGCTTCTATGACCGCAAAGAGATCCGCGACGCGATCGCCTACCTCCGGGTTCTGGTCAACACCGCAGACGACATATCGCTACGCCGCATCCTCAACGAACCCAAGCGAGGCATCGGCGATCGTGCGGAAGGGGCCGTTGCGGCGCTCGCCGAACGCGACCGCATCCCATTCTGGGAGGCGCTCTTGCGGGCCGATGAAGCACCCGGGATAGCGACCCGCTCACTCAACCAGGTACGTGCCTTCACCGAGATGATGCAGCAACTCATCACCGTCGCGGAAGGCTCCGGCCCCACCGCCGCCCTCGAAGCGGTACTCGAACAGACCGGCTACCTGCACACCCTGCGGACCTCATCCGACCCGCAAGATGAATCCCGCGTAGAAAACCTCGCAGAACTCGTCGCCGTAGTGAGGGACTTCGAAAAGGAACACCCAGAAGACGGCCTCGCAGAGTTCCTCGAACAGGTCTCCCTGGTAGCCGACGCCGACTCGATCCCGGATCAACCCGACGACTCCGAAGGGGCCGCGCTCGCCGCCGCGGAAGGCCAGGTCACCCTCATGACCCTGCACACCGCGAAAGGCCTCGAATTCCCGGTTGTGTTCCTCACTGGGATGGAACACGGGATCTTCCCGCATCAGCGCTCCCTCACAGACCCCAAAGAGCTCGAAGAAGAACGCCGGCTCGCATA
The Pseudoglutamicibacter albus DNA segment above includes these coding regions:
- the pcrA gene encoding DNA helicase PcrA, which produces MDALFDPFGSSHATRSAQQPAQRVSPDALVDGLNPQQKAAVLHRGAPLLIVAGAGSGKTRVLTHRIAHLLATGEARPGEILAITFTNKAAAEMRERVGQIVGERAQNMWISTFHSTAVRILRREAKALGMKSSFSIYDAQDSLRLITMIAKGLELDPKRFAPKALQNKISALKNELVDPEDYAGMIQQNNPFEKAVSQVYTEYAARLKQANAFDFDDLLTQLVYLMRAFPEIRDSYRRRFRHILVDEYQDTNHAQYAFIRELTAGESPVEGAELTVVGDTDQSIYAFRGADIRNIRDFEEDFPDAVTIKLEQNYRSTQNILGAANAVISHNSQRQDKSLWTALGDGEKIVGYVAESEQAEAKFIADEILRLSDEDGIRPGDVAIFYRTNAQSRSIEEQLMRVDIRYTVVGGTRFYDRKEIRDAIAYLRVLVNTADDISLRRILNEPKRGIGDRAEGAVAALAERDRIPFWEALLRADEAPGIATRSLNQVRAFTEMMQQLITVAEGSGPTAALEAVLEQTGYLHTLRTSSDPQDESRVENLAELVAVVRDFEKEHPEDGLAEFLEQVSLVADADSIPDQPDDSEGAALAAAEGQVTLMTLHTAKGLEFPVVFLTGMEHGIFPHQRSLTDPKELEEERRLAYVGITRARQRLYVTRAEYRSMWGQAQYNPASQFLEEIPDELLDWQREGTTRTPVGGTGFATSRYSNRWGSDTASWAVPGAGRNRGRMSGDPEPHTLRTGPVSNGKQAAAGPPVTNSGRPYEPRAASGANPSGDGEILELTPGEKVIHATFGNGTVKAVAGQGPKTVATVVFDTAGEKRLLLRYAPLSKA